In Vicia villosa cultivar HV-30 ecotype Madison, WI unplaced genomic scaffold, Vvil1.0 ctg.001176F_1_1, whole genome shotgun sequence, a single genomic region encodes these proteins:
- the LOC131633768 gene encoding transcription factor KUA1-like, whose product MILKKRKLELNLNEIPQDSGNESHAITNLNDIPKDSGNESHEFTNGQVAVIMYPPESNMDLAAQEPSRSRRPTIHWKLQEHELFLEGVKQFGKGKWKEISKMVATKSPSQHPSETENDKSQNIGCAVPQSVEALREVHPAVSSVPQSVEPLREIHPAGTSVPQSVEPLREIHPAGTSVPQSVEPLREIHPICLIRTIDITPQDMEKVKKTISLLEEALKA is encoded by the exons ATGATTCTT aagaaaagaaaattagaGCTCAATTTGAACGAGATTCCACAAGACTCGGGCAATGAAAGTCATGCAATCACCAATTTGAACGACATTCCAAAAGACTCTGGCAATGAAAGTCATGAATTCACCAATGGTCAAGTTGCTGTCATCATGTATCCTCCAGAAAGCAACATGGATTTGGCCGCTCAAGAGCCCTCTAGATCTCGAAGGCCTACCATACATTGGAAGTTACAGGAACACGA ATTGTTTTTGGAGGGTGTGAAGcagtttggaaaaggaaaatgGAAAGAAATCTCGAAGATGGTGGCGACAAAATCGCCTAGCCAG CATCCGAGTGAAACTGAGAATGACAAATCCCAGAACATTGGCTGCGCTGTTCCTCAAAGTGTTGAGGCTTTAAGAGAGGTTCATCCTGCTGTTTCCTCTGTCCCACAAAGTGTTGAGCCTTTAAGAGAGATTCATCCTGCTGGCACCTCTGTCCCACAAAGTGTTGAGCCTTTAAGAGAGATTCATCCCGCTGGCACCTCTGTCCCTCAAAGTGTTGAGCCTTTAAGAGAGATTCATCCAATTTGTTTGATAAGGACCATTGATATAACACCTCAGGATATGGAAAAAGTTAAGAAAACGATCTCCCTACTAGAAGAAGCTTTAAAAGCTTAA
- the LOC131633766 gene encoding secreted RxLR effector protein 161-like: protein MEEPVHSHWKALKRILLYIQGTVSLGMFYSKAEDYKLTGYSDSDWCGDIDDRKSTSGYVFFMGNTAFTWLSRKQPIVTLSTCEAEYVAASWCVCHAIWLRRLLCELEQKQENATIVQVDNKSAIELAKIQ from the coding sequence ATGGAAGAACCAGTTCACTCACACTGGAAAGCTTTGAAGAGAATTCTTCTATATATCCAAGGAACTGTGTCACTTGGaatgttttattcaaaagcagAAGATTACAAGCTAACAGGTTACTCCGACAgcgattggtgtggagatatagACGATCGAAAAAGCACATCAGGATATGTATTCTTTATGGGAAACACTGCTTTCACATGGCTCTCAAGGAAGCAACCAATTGTAACACTGTCAACATGCGAAGCAGAATACGTGGCTGCATCATGGTGTGTATGCCATGCTATATGGCTTAGAAGATTGTTATGTGAGTTAGAGCAGAAGCAGGAAAATGCAACCATAGTACAAGTCGACAACAAATCAGCAATCGAACTGGCGAAGATCCAGTGA
- the LOC131633767 gene encoding uncharacterized protein LOC131633767: protein MANMMNQMPLPQLSKSNYENWSIQMKALLGSLDVWEVVEEGFEEPETTTGNTTAQNKALKETRSKDKTTLYMLFRAVDESGFEKIAGSTTSKQAWDTLETAFRGANRVKQVRLQTLRGELERMKMKETESVSDYITRVQTVVNQLKRNGEAMTDARVVEKILRSLTEKFENIVCAIEESKDLATITVEEVAGSLEAHEQRKIQKKEETLDNAEQTKESTRDERALLSQNWRGRGRGRGGRNGGRRQRNNLLFAERQRTWKNTRCLLCTRFKSKYSKSGATYREGIFDIYEGSNTAFEG, encoded by the coding sequence atgGCAAACATGATGAACCAGATGCCATTGCCGCAACTGTCAAAATCAAACTATGAGAACTGGAGCATTCAGATGAAGGCGCTGCTTGGATCGTTAGATGtgtgggaggttgtagaagaaggGTTTGAAGAACCAGAAACCACGACGGGAAATACAACAGCCCAGAACAAGGCGTTGAAAGAGACGCGGTCGAAAGACAAAACGACATTATACATGTTGTTTAGAGCAGTAGACGAATCTggttttgagaagattgctggttCAACTACTTCGAAGCAAGCGTGGGATACACTAGAGACGGCGTTCAGAGGAGCAAATAGAGTCAAGCAAGTTCGTTTGCAAACTCTTCGAGGAGAATTAgaaaggatgaagatgaaggagacGGAGTCCGTGTCGGACTACATCACGCGTGTGCAAACAGTTGTAAATCAACTGAAACGAAATGGAGAAGCCATGACCGATGCTCGAGTTGTCGAAAAGATTTTAAGATCTTTGACTGAAAAATTCGAAAATATAGTATGTGCAATAGAGGAGTCGAAGGACCTTGCGACAATCACTGTCGAAGAAGTAGCTGGTTCACTTGAGGCACACGAACAACGCAAAATACAAAAGAAGGAGGAGACACTTGATAATGCAGAACAGACAAAGGAATCCACTAGAGATGAAAGGGCACTTTTATCTCAAAACTGGCGTGGTCGAGGACGTGGTCGTGGAGGTCGAAATGGTGGTCGAAGGCAAAGGAACAATTTGTTATTTGCAGAAAGACAACGTACCTGGAAAAATACAAGATGTTTATTATGTACCAGATTTAAAAGCAAATATTCTAAGTCTGGGGCAACTTACAGAGAAGGGATATTCGATATTTATGAAGGATCGAATACTGCATTTGAAGGATAA